A window from Synechococcus sp. RSCCF101 encodes these proteins:
- a CDS encoding LexA family transcriptional regulator: MTPSDLPPESVAASPPQPLRLRRRRLLLPLPEESVAAGFPSPADDYIDVGIDLNEQLIRHPASTFFLRVSGESMTGAGIHHGDLLVVDRSLDPRPGRVVVAVLDGAFTLKRLVRRGGVLQLEAAHPDYPPLDLRRSGDVQLWGVAIYAIHQLR; encoded by the coding sequence ATGACTCCCAGCGACCTGCCGCCCGAGTCCGTTGCGGCGTCGCCCCCGCAGCCGCTGCGGTTGCGGCGCCGGCGGCTGCTGCTGCCCCTGCCGGAGGAGTCCGTGGCGGCGGGCTTTCCCTCGCCGGCGGACGACTACATCGATGTGGGCATCGATCTGAACGAGCAGCTGATCCGCCATCCGGCCAGCACCTTCTTCCTGCGCGTCAGCGGTGAGTCGATGACCGGGGCCGGCATCCACCACGGTGACCTGCTGGTGGTGGACCGCAGTCTCGACCCCCGGCCCGGTCGGGTGGTGGTGGCCGTGCTCGACGGCGCCTTCACCCTCAAGCGCCTGGTCCGCCGCGGCGGCGTGCTGCAGCTGGAGGCGGCCCATCCCGATTACCCGCCCCTGGATCTGCGCCGCAGCGGCGATGTGCAGCTCTGGGGCGTGGCGATCTACGCCATCCATCAGCTGCGCTGA
- a CDS encoding SDR family NAD(P)-dependent oxidoreductase: protein MASTSRGTVLITGASSGIGAATARHLLQRGWTVIAAARRLEAMQELQRLGATVLPLDISDAESRRALVEAVEQQHPQLDGLVNNAGFGAVGPLETMSLEQARALFEVNVFGLMGLTQLLLPSMRRRGRGRIVNLSSIAGRYVTPGSGWYGASKFALEGLSDALRLELRPLGIQVVLVEPGLIQTEFADRVAPSRAAAGQSQEYGRMMERVNATWTAIFRGASDPSVVARTIETALTATNPQDRYLSGHLSGTVLARNLMPTPLWDWMLGRSMTG from the coding sequence ATGGCCTCTACCTCCCGCGGCACGGTTCTGATCACCGGTGCCTCCTCCGGCATCGGAGCCGCCACAGCGCGGCACCTGCTGCAGCGGGGCTGGACCGTGATCGCCGCAGCGCGCCGGCTGGAGGCGATGCAGGAGCTGCAGCGGCTGGGAGCCACGGTGCTGCCACTCGACATCAGCGATGCCGAGTCCCGCCGGGCCCTGGTGGAGGCCGTGGAGCAGCAGCATCCTCAGCTCGATGGGCTGGTCAACAACGCCGGCTTCGGCGCGGTGGGTCCGCTCGAGACCATGAGCCTGGAGCAGGCCCGGGCCCTGTTCGAGGTGAACGTGTTCGGCCTGATGGGCCTGACCCAGCTGCTCCTGCCATCCATGCGACGGCGAGGGCGGGGCCGCATCGTCAACCTCTCCTCGATCGCCGGGCGCTACGTGACGCCCGGTTCCGGCTGGTACGGCGCCAGCAAATTCGCCCTGGAGGGCCTGAGCGATGCCCTGCGGCTGGAGCTGCGGCCCTTGGGCATCCAGGTGGTGCTGGTGGAACCGGGGCTGATCCAGACCGAATTCGCCGACCGGGTCGCGCCCTCCAGAGCGGCGGCAGGGCAGTCGCAGGAATACGGCCGGATGATGGAGCGGGTGAACGCCACCTGGACGGCGATCTTCCGTGGCGCCTCAGATCCGTCGGTGGTGGCCCGCACGATCGAGACGGCACTCACTGCCACCAACCCACAGGATCGCTACCTCAGCGGCCATCTCTCCGGCACGGTCCTGGCCCGCAACCTGATGCCGACACCGCTGTGGGACTGGATGCTGGGTCGATCGATGACGGGGTAG
- a CDS encoding IS3 family transposase (programmed frameshift) codes for MKRIRHTPEQIIRKLKTAEQLIAQGKTVNEVCRVIEVTQPTYHRWRQQFGGMQAEEAKRLTQLEKENARLKKLLAEAELEKAMLKDLGRGKLLSPERRRRAVVVLQQRYRASERFTCRVVGQNRSTQRHHGTVPGAEETKLRRRLREIAADHIRWGRRMAHRVLRREGWSVNHKRVQRIWREEGLQRPTPRKQKRARPADGSVRRHRAEHPHQVWAMDFQFDATADGRRLKFLNVIDEHSRLCLAIRVGRRCKARDVVAVLEELTSLYPAPAFIRCDNGPEFIAHALRRWCRTSGTTTATIEPGSPWQNGFAESFNGRFRDEFLNTELFTTAPEAQILADRWRWEYNSLRPHSALQGRTPLEAAQQGAAA; via the exons ATGAAACGAATCCGACACACGCCCGAGCAGATCATCCGCAAGCTCAAGACTGCAGAGCAGCTGATCGCCCAGGGCAAGACCGTCAACGAGGTCTGCCGAGTGATCGAGGTGACGCAGCCGACCTACCACCGCTGGCGGCAGCAGTTCGGGGGGATGCAGGCCGAGGAGGCCAAACGGCTGACCCAGTTGGAGAAGGAGAACGCCCGACTCAAGAAGCTGCTGGCGGAAGCCGAGCTGGAGAAGGCGATGCTCAAAGATCTTG GCCGAGGGAAACTTTTGAGCCCGGAACGCAGGCGCAGGGCGGTGGTCGTCCTGCAGCAGCGTTACCGGGCATCGGAGCGGTTCACCTGCCGGGTTGTGGGTCAGAACCGCAGCACCCAACGCCATCACGGCACGGTCCCTGGGGCCGAGGAGACCAAGCTGCGGCGCCGGCTGAGGGAGATCGCTGCCGACCACATCCGCTGGGGCCGGCGAATGGCCCACCGCGTGCTCAGACGCGAGGGCTGGAGCGTGAATCACAAACGGGTGCAACGGATCTGGCGGGAGGAGGGTCTGCAGCGGCCCACCCCCAGAAAGCAGAAGCGGGCACGGCCAGCGGACGGCTCAGTGCGGCGCCACAGGGCCGAGCATCCCCACCAGGTGTGGGCCATGGACTTCCAGTTCGATGCCACGGCCGATGGCCGGCGGCTCAAGTTTCTGAACGTGATCGATGAGCACAGCCGCCTCTGCCTGGCCATCCGGGTGGGCAGGCGCTGCAAGGCCAGGGACGTGGTGGCCGTGCTGGAGGAACTCACCAGCCTCTACCCGGCACCGGCGTTCATCCGGTGCGACAACGGCCCTGAATTCATCGCCCACGCCTTACGGCGTTGGTGCAGGACCAGCGGCACGACAACGGCCACGATCGAGCCAGGTTCCCCGTGGCAGAACGGCTTTGCCGAGTCGTTCAACGGGAGATTCAGGGATGAGTTCCTCAACACCGAGCTGTTCACCACAGCCCCAGAAGCTCAGATCCTGGCCGACCGCTGGCGCTGGGAGTACAACTCCCTCAGGCCGCATTCGGCCCTCCAGGGGCGTACGCCCCTGGAGGCAGCTCAACAAGGAGCTGCTGCATGA